One genomic segment of Aythya fuligula isolate bAytFul2 chromosome 5, bAytFul2.pri, whole genome shotgun sequence includes these proteins:
- the BRMS1L gene encoding breast cancer metastasis-suppressor 1-like protein, with translation MPVHSREKKENNHDEMEVDYGENEGSSSEEEETESSSVSEEGDSSEMDDEDCERRRMECLDEMSNLEKQFTDLKDQLYKERLSQVDAKLQEVIAGKAPEYLEPLAALQENMQIRTKVAGIYRELCLESVKNKYECEIQASRQHCESEKLLLYDTVQSELEEKIRRLEEDRHSIDITSELWNDELQSRKKRKDPFSPDKKKPVVVSGPYIVYMLQDLDILEDWTTIRKAMATLGPHRVKPEPPVKLEKHLHSARSEEGRLYYDGEWYGRGQTICIDKKDECPTSAIITTINHDEVWFKRPDGSKSKLYISQLQKGKYSIKHNHN, from the exons ATGCCGGTGCACTCCCgggagaagaaggagaacaACCACGATGAGATGGAGGTGGACTACGGGGAGAACGAGGGGAGCAgctcggaggaggaggagaccGAGAGCTCCTCCGTGTCCGAGGAGGGCGACAGCTCAG AAATGGATGATGAGGACTGTGAAAGAAGAAGAATGGAGTGTTTAGATGAAATGTCCAATCTTGAAAAGCAATTTACAGACCTCAAAGATCa actttACAAAGAAAGATTAAGCCAAGTGGACGCAAAACTACAAGAGGTCATAGCTGGAAAAGCACCTGAATATTTAGAACCATTGGCAGCATTGCAAGAAAATATGCAAATCCGAACCAAAGTGGCAG GTATCTATAGAGAGCTTTGTCTGGAATCTGTGAAGAACAAATATGAATGTGAAATTCAAGCCTCTCGGCAGCACTGTGAG agtgAAAAGCTTCTGTTGTATGATACTGTACAAAGTGAATTAGAAGAGAAGATTAGAAGACTTGAAGAAGACAGGCATAGCATTGATATTACCTCAG aattatgGAATGATGAGCTACAGTCCcggaagaaaaggaaggatcCGTTTAGTCCAGATAAAAAGAAACCTGTTGTTGTATCAG GCCCTTATATAGTTTATATGTTACAAGACCTTGATATTCTTGAAGATTGGACGACAATAAGGAAG GCAATGGCTACGCTGGGGCCACACAGAGTAAAGCCGGAAC CACCTGTCAAATTAGAGAAACATCTACATAGTGCTAGATCTGAAGAAGGAAGGCTCTATTACGATGGAGAGTGGTATGGACGTGGACAGACGATATGCATTGATAAGAAAGATGAATGTCCTACAAG TGCCATAATTACAACAATTAACCATGATGAAGTTTGGTTCAAAAGACCGGATGGAAGCAAGTCCAAGCTATATATTTCTCagctacagaaaggaaaatattcaataAAGCATAACCACAACTGA